A part of Scophthalmus maximus strain ysfricsl-2021 chromosome 20, ASM2237912v1, whole genome shotgun sequence genomic DNA contains:
- the git2b gene encoding ARF GTPase-activating protein GIT2b isoform X2: MSKRVRSREVCADCSAPEPRWASVNRGVLICDECCSIHRGLGRHSSQVRHLTHCPWPPSQIQMVQTLYGNGANSIWEHSLLDPSSSASGKRKANPQDRVHPNKTEFIKAKYQMLAYVHRMPCREDDSVTAKDLSKQLHSSVRTGNLETCLRLLSLGAQANFFHPEKGNTPLHIAAKAGQVLQAELLAVFGADPGALDSSGKTPIDYARQAGHQELAERLVEIQYELTDRLTFYLCGRRPDHRNGQHFIIPQMADRNNLDLSEFAKAAKKKLQSLTNHQFEELAMDVYDEVDRRETDAVWLATQNHSTLVTDTTVVPFLPVNPEYSSTRNQGRQKLARFSAHEFATLVIDILTDAKRRQWGNSCDSPKENVELILQGIDSRHNSESQDNDQPDYDSVASDEDPVQEATCGDSCNDGRTKSSESSDLSDGPITVQEFMEVKTALNASEVKIQQLLKVNCHLSEELRLMQSKLSSLQTENTTLRWQTPSGQQNVQGPLGRHPPRGGRAMSMYETGSSPRPYSHRAETARHEEGVVLQPFPTNIGRGPLGTAASSLPTFPSSLSWSRDERSRRGCSLEGRSTMLENDCDTTPNHSEIEETGSPPPASNVMEPESGVEEDSTLPCTEDVICKTEQITKNIQELLRAAQETKHESFLPCSEKICVAVTEMASLFPKRPSSDTVRGSLCLLTSSASRLHGECQKAADHNPCPSDIQLVTQQYVTDTRDHQSGSSLVSDVTEQPERTKKKKMASRIRIDKPSSTPVTLVKFTLAITFFIFEDAMTVFKF, translated from the exons ATGTCCAAGCGAGTGCGAAGCAGAGAGGTCTGCGCTGATTGCAGTGCCCCGG AGCCGCGCTGGGCCTCGGTGAACAGGGGGGTGTTGATCTGCGATGAGTGCTGCAGCATCCACCGAGGTCTGGGGCGACACAGCTCTCAAGTCCGGCATCTGACCCATTGTCCGTGGCCCCCGTCCCAGATACAG ATGGTCCAGACACTGTATGGCAACGGAGCCAATTCCATATGGGAGCACAGCCTCCTGGACCCTTCCTCTTCAGCGAGCGGGAAGCGTAAGGCAAATCCCCAGGACCGAGTTCA tcccaACAAGACAGAGTTCATCAAGGCCAAATATCAAATGTTAGCCTATGTCCATCGAATGCCTTGTCGGGAGGATGATAGTGTAACCGCAAAAGACCTCAGCAAG CAACTCCATTCCAGTGTTCGGACTGGAAACCTGGAGACCTGCCTTCGGCTCTTATCTTTGGGAGCACAGGCCAACTTCTTCCATCCA GAGAAGGGAAACACCCCACTACACATAGCAGCAAAAGCAGGTCAGGTGTTACAAGCAGAGCTGTTGGCAGTTTTCGGAGCTGATCCCGGAGCTCTGGACTCCAGCGGAAAGACCCCCATTGATTATGCAAG ACAAGCTGGGCACCAGGAGCTGGCAGAGAGGCTAGTGGAGATCCAGTATGAACTCACTGACCGCTTAACATTTTACCTTTGTGGTAGGAGACCAG ATCACAGAAATGGGCAACACTTCATCATCCCACAGATGGCAGACAG AAATAA TCTGGATTTGTCGGAGTTTGCAAAAGCTGCAAAGAAAAAGCTGCAGTCG CTAACTAACCATCAGTTTGAAGAACTTGCCATGGATGTTTATGATGAAGTtgacagaagagagacagatgccG TGTGGTTGGCCACTCAGAACCACAGCACACTCGTGACGGACACCACGGTTGTACCTTTTCTGCCTGTTAACCCAGAGTACTCATCTACAAGAAACCAG ggtCGTCAAAAATTGGCGAGATTCAGTGCTCATGAATTTGCCACCCTGGTAATCGATATTCTAACTGATGCTAAGCGACGGCAATGGGGTAATTCCTGCGACAGTCCCAAag AGAATGTGGAGCTGATCCTTCAGGGAATCGACAGTCGCCACAACAGCGAGAGCCAGGACAACGATCAGCCAGATTACGACAGTGTGGCATCAGATGAAGACCCAGTACAAGAGGCCACGTGTGGGGACAGCTGCAATGACGGAAGGACCAAG AGCTCAGAGTCATCTGACCTCTCCGATGGACCAATCACAGTGCAGGAATTTATGGAAGTGAAGACTGCCCTCAATGCATCAGAGGTCAAAATTCAACAGCTTCTCAAAGTCAACTGTCATCTTAGCGAAGAATTGCGTTTGATGCAGAGCAAG CTGAGCTCCCTGcagactgaaaacacaacactgcgatGGCAGACCCCCAGCGGGCAGCAAAACGTCCAGGGGCCCCTCGGTCGACACCCACCCCGCGGGGGTCGGGCCATGTCGATGTACGAGACGGGGTCTTCTCCGAGGCCGTACTCCCACCGAGCCGAAACAGCCCGGCACGAGGAAGGCGTGGTGTTACAACCCTTCCCAACCAAT ATTGGGAGGGGTCCTTTGGGGACGGCTGcttcctccctccctacctTCCCCTCTTCCTTGTCCTGGTCGCGGGACGAGAGATCTCGAAGG GGCTGTAGTTTGGAAGGACGGAGTACCATGCTGGAGAATGACTGCGACACTACGCCCAACCACTCTGAAATAGAGGAAACTGG taGTCCTCCCCCAGCCTCTAACGTTATGGAACCAGAGTCGGGGGTTGAAGAAGATTCCACCCTGCCGTGCACAGAGGACGTCATCTGTAAGACGGAGCAGATCACCAAAAATATACAGGAGCTTCTGAGAGCGGCCCAGGAGACCAAACACGAAAG CTTTCTGCCTTGCTCTGAAAAGATTTGCGTGGCCGTGACGGAGATGGCCTCCCTGTTTCCCAAG AGGCCGTCCTCCGATACCGTGCGAGGGTCCCTTTGCCTGCTCACGTCCAGTGCCAGCCGGCTGCACGGAGAGTGCCAGAAGGCTGCGGATCACAACCCCTGCCCGTCGGACATCCAGCTGGTCACTCAGCAG TACGTCACGGACACCAGAGATCATCAGTCGGGCTCCAGTCTTGTTTCTGACGTGACTGAGCAGCCAGagaggaccaaaaaaaaaaaaatggcatcaaGGATCAGAATAGATAAACCTTCATCTACCCCCGTGACATTGGTTAAATTCACTTtagccattacattttttatttttgaagatgCAATGACGGTGtttaaattttga
- the git2b gene encoding ARF GTPase-activating protein GIT2b isoform X4 has translation MSKRVRSREVCADCSAPEPRWASVNRGVLICDECCSIHRGLGRHSSQVRHLTHCPWPPSQIQMVQTLYGNGANSIWEHSLLDPSSSASGKRKANPQDRVHPNKTEFIKAKYQMLAYVHRMPCREDDSVTAKDLSKQLHSSVRTGNLETCLRLLSLGAQANFFHPEKGNTPLHIAAKAGQVLQAELLAVFGADPGALDSSGKTPIDYARQAGHQELAERLVEIQYELTDRLTFYLCGRRPDHRNGQHFIIPQMADSLDLSEFAKAAKKKLQSLTNHQFEELAMDVYDEVDRRETDAVWLATQNHSTLVTDTTVVPFLPVNPEYSSTRNQGRQKLARFSAHEFATLVIDILTDAKRRQWGNSCDSPKENVELILQGIDSRHNSESQDNDQPDYDSVASDEDPVQEATCGDSCNDGRTKSSESSDLSDGPITVQEFMEVKTALNASEVKIQQLLKVNCHLSEELRLMQSKLSSLQTENTTLRWQTPSGQQNVQGPLGRHPPRGGRAMSMYETGSSPRPYSHRAETARHEEGVVLQPFPTNIGRGPLGTAASSLPTFPSSLSWSRDERSRRGCSLEGRSTMLENDCDTTPNHSEIEETGSPPPASNVMEPESGVEEDSTLPCTEDVICKTEQITKNIQELLRAAQETKHESFLPCSEKICVAVTEMASLFPKRPSSDTVRGSLCLLTSSASRLHGECQKAADHNPCPSDIQLVTQQYVTDTRDHQSGSSLVSDVTEQPERTKKKKMASRIRIDKPSSTPVTLVKFTLAITFFIFEDAMTVFKF, from the exons ATGTCCAAGCGAGTGCGAAGCAGAGAGGTCTGCGCTGATTGCAGTGCCCCGG AGCCGCGCTGGGCCTCGGTGAACAGGGGGGTGTTGATCTGCGATGAGTGCTGCAGCATCCACCGAGGTCTGGGGCGACACAGCTCTCAAGTCCGGCATCTGACCCATTGTCCGTGGCCCCCGTCCCAGATACAG ATGGTCCAGACACTGTATGGCAACGGAGCCAATTCCATATGGGAGCACAGCCTCCTGGACCCTTCCTCTTCAGCGAGCGGGAAGCGTAAGGCAAATCCCCAGGACCGAGTTCA tcccaACAAGACAGAGTTCATCAAGGCCAAATATCAAATGTTAGCCTATGTCCATCGAATGCCTTGTCGGGAGGATGATAGTGTAACCGCAAAAGACCTCAGCAAG CAACTCCATTCCAGTGTTCGGACTGGAAACCTGGAGACCTGCCTTCGGCTCTTATCTTTGGGAGCACAGGCCAACTTCTTCCATCCA GAGAAGGGAAACACCCCACTACACATAGCAGCAAAAGCAGGTCAGGTGTTACAAGCAGAGCTGTTGGCAGTTTTCGGAGCTGATCCCGGAGCTCTGGACTCCAGCGGAAAGACCCCCATTGATTATGCAAG ACAAGCTGGGCACCAGGAGCTGGCAGAGAGGCTAGTGGAGATCCAGTATGAACTCACTGACCGCTTAACATTTTACCTTTGTGGTAGGAGACCAG ATCACAGAAATGGGCAACACTTCATCATCCCACAGATGGCAGACAG TCTGGATTTGTCGGAGTTTGCAAAAGCTGCAAAGAAAAAGCTGCAGTCG CTAACTAACCATCAGTTTGAAGAACTTGCCATGGATGTTTATGATGAAGTtgacagaagagagacagatgccG TGTGGTTGGCCACTCAGAACCACAGCACACTCGTGACGGACACCACGGTTGTACCTTTTCTGCCTGTTAACCCAGAGTACTCATCTACAAGAAACCAG ggtCGTCAAAAATTGGCGAGATTCAGTGCTCATGAATTTGCCACCCTGGTAATCGATATTCTAACTGATGCTAAGCGACGGCAATGGGGTAATTCCTGCGACAGTCCCAAag AGAATGTGGAGCTGATCCTTCAGGGAATCGACAGTCGCCACAACAGCGAGAGCCAGGACAACGATCAGCCAGATTACGACAGTGTGGCATCAGATGAAGACCCAGTACAAGAGGCCACGTGTGGGGACAGCTGCAATGACGGAAGGACCAAG AGCTCAGAGTCATCTGACCTCTCCGATGGACCAATCACAGTGCAGGAATTTATGGAAGTGAAGACTGCCCTCAATGCATCAGAGGTCAAAATTCAACAGCTTCTCAAAGTCAACTGTCATCTTAGCGAAGAATTGCGTTTGATGCAGAGCAAG CTGAGCTCCCTGcagactgaaaacacaacactgcgatGGCAGACCCCCAGCGGGCAGCAAAACGTCCAGGGGCCCCTCGGTCGACACCCACCCCGCGGGGGTCGGGCCATGTCGATGTACGAGACGGGGTCTTCTCCGAGGCCGTACTCCCACCGAGCCGAAACAGCCCGGCACGAGGAAGGCGTGGTGTTACAACCCTTCCCAACCAAT ATTGGGAGGGGTCCTTTGGGGACGGCTGcttcctccctccctacctTCCCCTCTTCCTTGTCCTGGTCGCGGGACGAGAGATCTCGAAGG GGCTGTAGTTTGGAAGGACGGAGTACCATGCTGGAGAATGACTGCGACACTACGCCCAACCACTCTGAAATAGAGGAAACTGG taGTCCTCCCCCAGCCTCTAACGTTATGGAACCAGAGTCGGGGGTTGAAGAAGATTCCACCCTGCCGTGCACAGAGGACGTCATCTGTAAGACGGAGCAGATCACCAAAAATATACAGGAGCTTCTGAGAGCGGCCCAGGAGACCAAACACGAAAG CTTTCTGCCTTGCTCTGAAAAGATTTGCGTGGCCGTGACGGAGATGGCCTCCCTGTTTCCCAAG AGGCCGTCCTCCGATACCGTGCGAGGGTCCCTTTGCCTGCTCACGTCCAGTGCCAGCCGGCTGCACGGAGAGTGCCAGAAGGCTGCGGATCACAACCCCTGCCCGTCGGACATCCAGCTGGTCACTCAGCAG TACGTCACGGACACCAGAGATCATCAGTCGGGCTCCAGTCTTGTTTCTGACGTGACTGAGCAGCCAGagaggaccaaaaaaaaaaaaatggcatcaaGGATCAGAATAGATAAACCTTCATCTACCCCCGTGACATTGGTTAAATTCACTTtagccattacattttttatttttgaagatgCAATGACGGTGtttaaattttga
- the git2b gene encoding ARF GTPase-activating protein GIT2b isoform X5: MCFNDEPRWASVNRGVLICDECCSIHRGLGRHSSQVRHLTHCPWPPSQIQMVQTLYGNGANSIWEHSLLDPSSSASGKRKANPQDRVHPNKTEFIKAKYQMLAYVHRMPCREDDSVTAKDLSKQLHSSVRTGNLETCLRLLSLGAQANFFHPEKGNTPLHIAAKAGQVLQAELLAVFGADPGALDSSGKTPIDYARQAGHQELAERLVEIQYELTDRLTFYLCGRRPDHRNGQHFIIPQMADRNNSLDLSEFAKAAKKKLQSLTNHQFEELAMDVYDEVDRRETDAVWLATQNHSTLVTDTTVVPFLPVNPEYSSTRNQGRQKLARFSAHEFATLVIDILTDAKRRQWGNSCDSPKENVELILQGIDSRHNSESQDNDQPDYDSVASDEDPVQEATCGDSCNDGRTKSSESSDLSDGPITVQEFMEVKTALNASEVKIQQLLKVNCHLSEELRLMQSKLSSLQTENTTLRWQTPSGQQNVQGPLGRHPPRGGRAMSMYETGSSPRPYSHRAETARHEEGVVLQPFPTNIGRGPLGTAASSLPTFPSSLSWSRDERSRRGCSLEGRSTMLENDCDTTPNHSEIEETGSPPPASNVMEPESGVEEDSTLPCTEDVICKTEQITKNIQELLRAAQETKHESFLPCSEKICVAVTEMASLFPKRPSSDTVRGSLCLLTSSASRLHGECQKAADHNPCPSDIQLVTQQYVTDTRDHQSGSSLVSDVTEQPERTKKKKMASRIRIDKPSSTPVTLVKFTLAITFFIFEDAMTVFKF; encoded by the exons ATGTGTTTTAACGACG AGCCGCGCTGGGCCTCGGTGAACAGGGGGGTGTTGATCTGCGATGAGTGCTGCAGCATCCACCGAGGTCTGGGGCGACACAGCTCTCAAGTCCGGCATCTGACCCATTGTCCGTGGCCCCCGTCCCAGATACAG ATGGTCCAGACACTGTATGGCAACGGAGCCAATTCCATATGGGAGCACAGCCTCCTGGACCCTTCCTCTTCAGCGAGCGGGAAGCGTAAGGCAAATCCCCAGGACCGAGTTCA tcccaACAAGACAGAGTTCATCAAGGCCAAATATCAAATGTTAGCCTATGTCCATCGAATGCCTTGTCGGGAGGATGATAGTGTAACCGCAAAAGACCTCAGCAAG CAACTCCATTCCAGTGTTCGGACTGGAAACCTGGAGACCTGCCTTCGGCTCTTATCTTTGGGAGCACAGGCCAACTTCTTCCATCCA GAGAAGGGAAACACCCCACTACACATAGCAGCAAAAGCAGGTCAGGTGTTACAAGCAGAGCTGTTGGCAGTTTTCGGAGCTGATCCCGGAGCTCTGGACTCCAGCGGAAAGACCCCCATTGATTATGCAAG ACAAGCTGGGCACCAGGAGCTGGCAGAGAGGCTAGTGGAGATCCAGTATGAACTCACTGACCGCTTAACATTTTACCTTTGTGGTAGGAGACCAG ATCACAGAAATGGGCAACACTTCATCATCCCACAGATGGCAGACAG AAATAA CAGTCTGGATTTGTCGGAGTTTGCAAAAGCTGCAAAGAAAAAGCTGCAGTCG CTAACTAACCATCAGTTTGAAGAACTTGCCATGGATGTTTATGATGAAGTtgacagaagagagacagatgccG TGTGGTTGGCCACTCAGAACCACAGCACACTCGTGACGGACACCACGGTTGTACCTTTTCTGCCTGTTAACCCAGAGTACTCATCTACAAGAAACCAG ggtCGTCAAAAATTGGCGAGATTCAGTGCTCATGAATTTGCCACCCTGGTAATCGATATTCTAACTGATGCTAAGCGACGGCAATGGGGTAATTCCTGCGACAGTCCCAAag AGAATGTGGAGCTGATCCTTCAGGGAATCGACAGTCGCCACAACAGCGAGAGCCAGGACAACGATCAGCCAGATTACGACAGTGTGGCATCAGATGAAGACCCAGTACAAGAGGCCACGTGTGGGGACAGCTGCAATGACGGAAGGACCAAG AGCTCAGAGTCATCTGACCTCTCCGATGGACCAATCACAGTGCAGGAATTTATGGAAGTGAAGACTGCCCTCAATGCATCAGAGGTCAAAATTCAACAGCTTCTCAAAGTCAACTGTCATCTTAGCGAAGAATTGCGTTTGATGCAGAGCAAG CTGAGCTCCCTGcagactgaaaacacaacactgcgatGGCAGACCCCCAGCGGGCAGCAAAACGTCCAGGGGCCCCTCGGTCGACACCCACCCCGCGGGGGTCGGGCCATGTCGATGTACGAGACGGGGTCTTCTCCGAGGCCGTACTCCCACCGAGCCGAAACAGCCCGGCACGAGGAAGGCGTGGTGTTACAACCCTTCCCAACCAAT ATTGGGAGGGGTCCTTTGGGGACGGCTGcttcctccctccctacctTCCCCTCTTCCTTGTCCTGGTCGCGGGACGAGAGATCTCGAAGG GGCTGTAGTTTGGAAGGACGGAGTACCATGCTGGAGAATGACTGCGACACTACGCCCAACCACTCTGAAATAGAGGAAACTGG taGTCCTCCCCCAGCCTCTAACGTTATGGAACCAGAGTCGGGGGTTGAAGAAGATTCCACCCTGCCGTGCACAGAGGACGTCATCTGTAAGACGGAGCAGATCACCAAAAATATACAGGAGCTTCTGAGAGCGGCCCAGGAGACCAAACACGAAAG CTTTCTGCCTTGCTCTGAAAAGATTTGCGTGGCCGTGACGGAGATGGCCTCCCTGTTTCCCAAG AGGCCGTCCTCCGATACCGTGCGAGGGTCCCTTTGCCTGCTCACGTCCAGTGCCAGCCGGCTGCACGGAGAGTGCCAGAAGGCTGCGGATCACAACCCCTGCCCGTCGGACATCCAGCTGGTCACTCAGCAG TACGTCACGGACACCAGAGATCATCAGTCGGGCTCCAGTCTTGTTTCTGACGTGACTGAGCAGCCAGagaggaccaaaaaaaaaaaaatggcatcaaGGATCAGAATAGATAAACCTTCATCTACCCCCGTGACATTGGTTAAATTCACTTtagccattacattttttatttttgaagatgCAATGACGGTGtttaaattttga
- the git2b gene encoding ARF GTPase-activating protein GIT2b isoform X9, with translation MVQTLYGNGANSIWEHSLLDPSSSASGKRKANPQDRVHPNKTEFIKAKYQMLAYVHRMPCREDDSVTAKDLSKQLHSSVRTGNLETCLRLLSLGAQANFFHPEKGNTPLHIAAKAGQVLQAELLAVFGADPGALDSSGKTPIDYARQAGHQELAERLVEIQYELTDRLTFYLCGRRPDHRNGQHFIIPQMADRNNSLDLSEFAKAAKKKLQSLTNHQFEELAMDVYDEVDRRETDAVWLATQNHSTLVTDTTVVPFLPVNPEYSSTRNQGRQKLARFSAHEFATLVIDILTDAKRRQWGNSCDSPKENVELILQGIDSRHNSESQDNDQPDYDSVASDEDPVQEATCGDSCNDGRTKSSESSDLSDGPITVQEFMEVKTALNASEVKIQQLLKVNCHLSEELRLMQSKLSSLQTENTTLRWQTPSGQQNVQGPLGRHPPRGGRAMSMYETGSSPRPYSHRAETARHEEGVVLQPFPTNIGRGPLGTAASSLPTFPSSLSWSRDERSRRGCSLEGRSTMLENDCDTTPNHSEIEETGSPPPASNVMEPESGVEEDSTLPCTEDVICKTEQITKNIQELLRAAQETKHESFLPCSEKICVAVTEMASLFPKRPSSDTVRGSLCLLTSSASRLHGECQKAADHNPCPSDIQLVTQQYVTDTRDHQSGSSLVSDVTEQPERTKKKKMASRIRIDKPSSTPVTLVKFTLAITFFIFEDAMTVFKF, from the exons ATGGTCCAGACACTGTATGGCAACGGAGCCAATTCCATATGGGAGCACAGCCTCCTGGACCCTTCCTCTTCAGCGAGCGGGAAGCGTAAGGCAAATCCCCAGGACCGAGTTCA tcccaACAAGACAGAGTTCATCAAGGCCAAATATCAAATGTTAGCCTATGTCCATCGAATGCCTTGTCGGGAGGATGATAGTGTAACCGCAAAAGACCTCAGCAAG CAACTCCATTCCAGTGTTCGGACTGGAAACCTGGAGACCTGCCTTCGGCTCTTATCTTTGGGAGCACAGGCCAACTTCTTCCATCCA GAGAAGGGAAACACCCCACTACACATAGCAGCAAAAGCAGGTCAGGTGTTACAAGCAGAGCTGTTGGCAGTTTTCGGAGCTGATCCCGGAGCTCTGGACTCCAGCGGAAAGACCCCCATTGATTATGCAAG ACAAGCTGGGCACCAGGAGCTGGCAGAGAGGCTAGTGGAGATCCAGTATGAACTCACTGACCGCTTAACATTTTACCTTTGTGGTAGGAGACCAG ATCACAGAAATGGGCAACACTTCATCATCCCACAGATGGCAGACAG AAATAA CAGTCTGGATTTGTCGGAGTTTGCAAAAGCTGCAAAGAAAAAGCTGCAGTCG CTAACTAACCATCAGTTTGAAGAACTTGCCATGGATGTTTATGATGAAGTtgacagaagagagacagatgccG TGTGGTTGGCCACTCAGAACCACAGCACACTCGTGACGGACACCACGGTTGTACCTTTTCTGCCTGTTAACCCAGAGTACTCATCTACAAGAAACCAG ggtCGTCAAAAATTGGCGAGATTCAGTGCTCATGAATTTGCCACCCTGGTAATCGATATTCTAACTGATGCTAAGCGACGGCAATGGGGTAATTCCTGCGACAGTCCCAAag AGAATGTGGAGCTGATCCTTCAGGGAATCGACAGTCGCCACAACAGCGAGAGCCAGGACAACGATCAGCCAGATTACGACAGTGTGGCATCAGATGAAGACCCAGTACAAGAGGCCACGTGTGGGGACAGCTGCAATGACGGAAGGACCAAG AGCTCAGAGTCATCTGACCTCTCCGATGGACCAATCACAGTGCAGGAATTTATGGAAGTGAAGACTGCCCTCAATGCATCAGAGGTCAAAATTCAACAGCTTCTCAAAGTCAACTGTCATCTTAGCGAAGAATTGCGTTTGATGCAGAGCAAG CTGAGCTCCCTGcagactgaaaacacaacactgcgatGGCAGACCCCCAGCGGGCAGCAAAACGTCCAGGGGCCCCTCGGTCGACACCCACCCCGCGGGGGTCGGGCCATGTCGATGTACGAGACGGGGTCTTCTCCGAGGCCGTACTCCCACCGAGCCGAAACAGCCCGGCACGAGGAAGGCGTGGTGTTACAACCCTTCCCAACCAAT ATTGGGAGGGGTCCTTTGGGGACGGCTGcttcctccctccctacctTCCCCTCTTCCTTGTCCTGGTCGCGGGACGAGAGATCTCGAAGG GGCTGTAGTTTGGAAGGACGGAGTACCATGCTGGAGAATGACTGCGACACTACGCCCAACCACTCTGAAATAGAGGAAACTGG taGTCCTCCCCCAGCCTCTAACGTTATGGAACCAGAGTCGGGGGTTGAAGAAGATTCCACCCTGCCGTGCACAGAGGACGTCATCTGTAAGACGGAGCAGATCACCAAAAATATACAGGAGCTTCTGAGAGCGGCCCAGGAGACCAAACACGAAAG CTTTCTGCCTTGCTCTGAAAAGATTTGCGTGGCCGTGACGGAGATGGCCTCCCTGTTTCCCAAG AGGCCGTCCTCCGATACCGTGCGAGGGTCCCTTTGCCTGCTCACGTCCAGTGCCAGCCGGCTGCACGGAGAGTGCCAGAAGGCTGCGGATCACAACCCCTGCCCGTCGGACATCCAGCTGGTCACTCAGCAG TACGTCACGGACACCAGAGATCATCAGTCGGGCTCCAGTCTTGTTTCTGACGTGACTGAGCAGCCAGagaggaccaaaaaaaaaaaaatggcatcaaGGATCAGAATAGATAAACCTTCATCTACCCCCGTGACATTGGTTAAATTCACTTtagccattacattttttatttttgaagatgCAATGACGGTGtttaaattttga